The Klebsiella aerogenes KCTC 2190 region TTATCTGTCGGCCCGATGGCGTTGTCCGCAGAAACAGAATCCGCCGCCACCGCTCCCTATCTTTTACCCAGCGCGCCGATTTTTGATGTCAGCATCAGCGAGTTCCGCGAAAAATTTAATGCCGATAATCCGAAACTGCCGCTTAACGAGTTTCGTTCTATCGCCTCCAGCCGCGATAAAGCTAACCTGACCCGCGCCGCCACCAAGATTAACGAGAATCTGTATGCCTCTACCGCGCTGGAGCGCGGCACGCTAAAGATTAAATCGATGCAGATAACCTGGCTGCCGATTCAGGGGCCGGAACAAAAAGCGGCGAAAGCGAAAGCGCAGGAGTATATGAGCGCTATTCTTCGCGCTTTTGTACCGACGCTAAGTCCACTGCAGAGCCAGCAAAAGTTGCAAAAACTGCTGACCGCCGGCAAAGGCAAACGCTACTACACCGAAACCGAAGGCGCGGTGCGCTATGTAGTGGCAGATCACGGGGAAAAAGGGCTAACTTTCGCCATTGAACCGATTAAGCTGGCGCTATCTGAAACGCTGGAAGACAACAATAAATGACAAAAAGCAAAGCCTTTCCAGTGACGAGTCTCTATACTGTTTCACAGACCATGCTGCCCTCTGGGGCGGCTATATTCCTTAATTCGCTTAGTAGCGTGGAGAATTAAAATGCGACATCCTTTAGTGATGGGTAACTGGAAACTGAACGGCAGCCGCCACATGGTAAACGAACTGGTTGCTAACCTGCGTACTGAACTGGCCGGCGTAAGCGGCTGTGCAGTGGCAATCGCGCCGCCGGAAATGTATCTCGACCTGGCTAAGCGTGCGGCAGAAGGCAGCCACATCCACCTGGGCGCGCAGAACGTTGACGTGAACCTGTCCGGCGCATTCACCGGTGAAACCTCCGCCGAAATGCTGAAAGATATCGGCGCGCAGTACATCATCATCGGCCACTCCGAACGCCGTACCTACCACAAAGAATCCGACGAGCTGATCGCGAAGAAATTCGCTGTACTGAAAGAGCAGGGGCTGACGCCGGTTCTGTGCATCGGTGAAACCGAAGCTGAAAACGAAGCGGGCAAAACTGAAGAAGTGTGCGCACGTCAGATCGACGCGGTGCTGAAAACTCAGGGCGCAGCCGCTTTTGAAGGCGTGGTTATCGCGTACGAACCAGTATGGGCTATCGGTACCGGTAAATCCGCTACCCCAGCGCAGGCTCAGGCGGTACACAAATTCATCCGTGACCACATTGCTAAAGCTGACGCTAAAATCGCTGAGCAGGTCATCATCCAGTACGGCGGTTCCGTTAACGCCGGCAACGCCGCAGAGCTGTTCACCCAGCCGGACATCGACGGCGCGCTGGTTGGCGGCGCTTCCCTGAAAGCAGACGCTTTCGCGGTGATCGTTAAAGCTGCAGAAGCGGCGAAAAAAGCGTAATTCGCTTTCCCGGTGGTGAAACGCTGCCGGGGTTGCTGACAAATTCGCCAAATGAAAACCCGGCTTAGCGCAGCGCGAGCCGGGTTTTATATTATCGCTACAATTTCCCTAATAGCTGATACCACGCATAATCCAGCGGCAGCAAAATCAAATAGCTCACCGCCGCCAGCGCCAGGCATAGCAACATCCCCGCTTTCGCCGGGACTTTACCTAATCCCATCGCCACCACAATCGGCGACGCCTGGTATGGCAGCAGCGGCGTGGAATAACCCAGCACCTGAATCATAATCACGCTCAGCAGCGGAAAGCCGGTCGCGTCGGCAAAGCTCTGCGCAAAAGTCGTATACAGCGCCGGGACGCCGTTGGCGGTCATAATAAAGTTCAGCGCACTGGTAATTCCGGTCAGCGCCAGGAAGCTGGTGAACGGATTATCTTTATCCAGCGGCATCACCTGCAGCAACGCGTTACCCACCGCGCCGCCAATCCCGGTTTGGGTCACGGTAATCGCCAGTCCCAAAATGCCGGCAACATAAATGCAGGTGCGCATATTCACCCCGCTGGCGAACTCCTCACCGCTGATAAATCCTACTCGCGGCAGCAGCGTGACCACCGCTGCCGCCAGGCCGGTCCACGCCGGGCCGACGCCGTGCCAGCTCTCTGTCACCCATAACGTCAACACCACCGCCAGCAGCCACGCCAGACGCTTTTCGTCACGGCTCATTGGCGCCAGCGGCGCCAGCTCGCGCGGCGGATGCGGCTTGCCGGGAAACAGCCAGCAGATCAGCGCCACCAGCACCGCCCCTTTCAACCAGCCAAGCACTGGCGTATGCAGCAGTAAATAGGGAACGTAATTCAAATGGATCCCGTAAGAGCCTTCCGCCGCCCCGCTCATCACCAGATTTGGCACGTTAGCAGGCAAAATGGTCGCAGATAGCTGGAAGGTGCCAAAGCCCACCGCCAGCGCCAGGCCGTACCAGCCGCGCGTGCCGTCGGCTATCCCCGCGCGCCGGGCCATCGCCGCCACAATCGGCATCAACAGCGCGATGCGCCCCATATTTGATGGCATCACGAACGCCAACGCATAACTCAGTAATACCACGCTGCCGACCATCCGCGGCCAGGAGTCGGTGAGCCGCGCCGATAGCGCCTGCGCCGCTCTATCCGCCAGTCCGGTTTTACGGATGGCGATCCCCAACACAAAGCCGCTGAACACCAGCCAGAACGCGGAGGAAGCAAAACCGCCGAAGATCACCTCCGGCGGAGCGATTTTGGTCATCATCGCCGCCGCGAAGAACAGCAGCGCGGTGATAAATTCCGGTAACAGCGAAGTCGCCCAGAGCACAATGGTGATGCCGACGATCAGCGAAGGGAGGAACAGCGGGTGGGTTAGCCAGAGCGACATGCCTGTCTCCTGTCGTTTTTTTCAGCAAGAATACGACGACAGGAAAGACAGGTAAACGCCAGAACTAGTGGTTTGCGTTAAGAATTGCGCAGCTATGATCCTGAATTTCTTCCGCCGAAGCACGGTTGAGAGTCAGCAGGTTACGCTCTGTCGCCAACAGCACCAGCGAGCCGTCGCTTTGCCGCGCCATCGCTAACGCATAACGCCCCATATGTTCGCGCGCTTCCGGTACCTCTTCCGCCAGCATCAGGAACGGGCTGCGCTGAGCCAGCTCGGCTTCCGTTACCCGACGCGCCAGATATTCATGGCCCTGCAGACCGCCCGGCAAAGGGAGCCAGCGGCTGCTAATTGTCGCCGCATCATTATCTAACTGCGCGCGGACATCGGGACGCAGGCAGGAGATATGAATATGGAAATGGTTTTGCGTGCGCCCGCTGCGCGAGTTAATCGCCAGCGATACCGCGTTATCATCAATCGGCGCGCCGCGGCGCTGGCTCATAATTTCGCGCCCCTGCCAGGCCTGCCAGAAGAAATTTGGCGTTAGCGGATCCAACAGCAGCGGACTTTCGGTACCGTTAATACGGTAGGTCGGCATCAGCAGATATTGCAGCGGGCCGTTGCGATCTTTAAACAACACGTAGCCGCCTTTCAGGTTCACTTCCGCGCACGGCGACGGGTTTTGATGTTGCTGCTGATTGGGTACGCACTGCTGCAGGACAATATGACGTAACGCGTTCGGGTTACCGGAATGCAGCCAATAGTAGCCGCCAGCCAGCGCCGCCAGAATAACCACCAGCAGCGCCCATAAAAGGTATCTTACTCTTCTCATTATTGTTCCCTGTTAAGCCTGAACCGGAAGAGTAACGTAATTTGATGACTAAATAAAAACAGATGGCGGGCGGGGAGTTATCCCGGGTAGCGGCTAACGCCTTACCCGGGCTACCGGACGGCGCAGAACTGTAGCCCTGCTAAGCGTAGCGCAAGCAGGGACTCCCGGGTGGCGGCTGACGCCTTACCCGGGCTACCGGACGGCGCAGAACTGTAGCCCTGCTAAGCGTAGCGCAAGCAGGGACTCCCGGGTAGCGGCTGTCGCCTTACCCGGGCTACCGGACGGCGCAGAACTGTAGCCCTGCTAAGCGTAGCGCCAGCAGGGACAAGAGGATTAACGCTGGCTAATCTGGTCGAAGGTACCGCCGTTGGAGAAGTGCTCCTTCTGCGCTTTAGCCCAGCCGCCGAATTCCTGATCGATGGTAAACAGCTTCAGTTTCGGGAACTCGTTGGCATATTTCTTCGCCACATCAGGATCGCGCGGACGATAGAAGTTCTTCGCCGCAATCTCCTGGCCTTCCGGCGAGTAGAGATACTTCAGGTACGCTTCCGCCACCTGGCGAGTGCCTTTCTTATCCACCACTTTATCGACGACGGAAACCGTCGGCTCGGCCAGAATGGACTCGCTCGGCGTCACGATTTCAAACTTGTCCTTGCCCAGCTCTTTCGTCGCCAGCAGCGCTTCGTTCTCCCAGGCAATCAGCACGTCGCCGATCCCGCGTTCTACGAAGG contains the following coding sequences:
- a CDS encoding DUF1454 family protein, whose protein sequence is MKKWAILSLIGLTALSVGPMALSAETESAATAPYLLPSAPIFDVSISEFREKFNADNPKLPLNEFRSIASSRDKANLTRAATKINENLYASTALERGTLKIKSMQITWLPIQGPEQKAAKAKAQEYMSAILRAFVPTLSPLQSQQKLQKLLTAGKGKRYYTETEGAVRYVVADHGEKGLTFAIEPIKLALSETLEDNNK
- the tpiA gene encoding triose-phosphate isomerase, which gives rise to MRHPLVMGNWKLNGSRHMVNELVANLRTELAGVSGCAVAIAPPEMYLDLAKRAAEGSHIHLGAQNVDVNLSGAFTGETSAEMLKDIGAQYIIIGHSERRTYHKESDELIAKKFAVLKEQGLTPVLCIGETEAENEAGKTEEVCARQIDAVLKTQGAAAFEGVVIAYEPVWAIGTGKSATPAQAQAVHKFIRDHIAKADAKIAEQVIIQYGGSVNAGNAAELFTQPDIDGALVGGASLKADAFAVIVKAAEAAKKA
- a CDS encoding SLC13 family permease — its product is MSLWLTHPLFLPSLIVGITIVLWATSLLPEFITALLFFAAAMMTKIAPPEVIFGGFASSAFWLVFSGFVLGIAIRKTGLADRAAQALSARLTDSWPRMVGSVVLLSYALAFVMPSNMGRIALLMPIVAAMARRAGIADGTRGWYGLALAVGFGTFQLSATILPANVPNLVMSGAAEGSYGIHLNYVPYLLLHTPVLGWLKGAVLVALICWLFPGKPHPPRELAPLAPMSRDEKRLAWLLAVVLTLWVTESWHGVGPAWTGLAAAVVTLLPRVGFISGEEFASGVNMRTCIYVAGILGLAITVTQTGIGGAVGNALLQVMPLDKDNPFTSFLALTGITSALNFIMTANGVPALYTTFAQSFADATGFPLLSVIMIQVLGYSTPLLPYQASPIVVAMGLGKVPAKAGMLLCLALAAVSYLILLPLDYAWYQLLGKL
- a CDS encoding CDP-diacylglycerol diphosphatase yields the protein MRRVRYLLWALLVVILAALAGGYYWLHSGNPNALRHIVLQQCVPNQQQHQNPSPCAEVNLKGGYVLFKDRNGPLQYLLMPTYRINGTESPLLLDPLTPNFFWQAWQGREIMSQRRGAPIDDNAVSLAINSRSGRTQNHFHIHISCLRPDVRAQLDNDAATISSRWLPLPGGLQGHEYLARRVTEAELAQRSPFLMLAEEVPEAREHMGRYALAMARQSDGSLVLLATERNLLTLNRASAEEIQDHSCAILNANH